In Bubalus bubalis isolate 160015118507 breed Murrah chromosome 3, NDDB_SH_1, whole genome shotgun sequence, a genomic segment contains:
- the KDM6B gene encoding lysine-specific demethylase 6B isoform X2 gives MHRAVDPPGARAAREAFALGGLSCAGAWSSCPPHPPPRSAWLPGGRCSASLGQPPLSAPLPPSHGSSSGHPNKPYYAPGTPTPRPLHGKLESLHGCVQALLREPAQPGLWEQLGQLYESEHDSEEAIRCYHSALRYGGSLAELGPRVGRLQQAQLWNFHAGSCQHRPKVLPPLEQVWNLLHLEHKRNYGAKRGGPPVKRAAEPPVVQPVPPAALSGPSGEEGLSPGGKRRRGCSSEQTGLPPGLPLPPPPLPPPPPPPPPPPPPPPPMPGLATSPPFQLTKPGLWSTLHGDAWGPERKGLAPPERQEQRHSLPHPYPYPAPAYPAHPPGHRLVPAAPPGPGPRPPGAESHGCPPATRPPGSDLRESRVQRSRMDSSVSPAATTACVPYAPSRPPGLPGTTSSSNSNTGPRGVEPSPGIPGADHYQTPALEVSSHQGRLGPSAHSSRKPFLAAPAATPHLSLPPGPTSPPPPSCPRLIRPPPPPAWLKGPACRAAREDGEILEELFFGAEGRPRPPPPPLPHREGFLGPPAPRFSVGTQDSHTPPTPPTTSSSSSNNGSHSSSPTGPVSFPPPPYLARSMDPLPRPPSPTLSPQDPPLAPLTLALPSAPPSSCHQNTSGSFRRPESPRPRVSFPKTPEVGPGPSPGPLNKTPQPVPPRVGELPARGPRLFDFPPTPLEDQFEEPAEFKILPDGLANIMKMLDESIRKEEEQQQQEAGAVSVPPPPLKEPFASLQPPFPTDTAPATTAAAATATATATTTTATQEEEKKPPALPPPPPLAKFPPPPQPQPPPPPLPPPASPASLLKSLASVLEGQKYCYRGTGTAVPTRPGSLPTTQYSSGPSSGATAPPPTSAAPSAQGSPQPSASSSSQFSTSGGPWARERRASEEPAPGPMAPAPPPPPLPLPPARSESEVLEEISRACETLVERVGRSATDPADLVDTADAADSGAERLLPPAPAKEESVGVAAAAGLGGSKRRQKEHQKEHRRHRRACKDSVGRRPREGRAKTKAKAPKEKSRRVLGNLDLQSEEIQGREKARPDLGGASKAKPPTAPGPPPAPAPSAQPTPPAAPAPGKKAREEAPGPPGVSRADMLKLRSLSEGPPKELKIRLIKVESGDKETFIASEVEERRLRMADLTISHCAADVVRASKNAKVKGKFRESYLSPAQSVKPKINTEEKLPREKLNPPTPSIYLESKRDAFSPVLLQFCTDPRNPITVIRGLAGSLRLNLGLFSTKTLVEASGEHTVEVRTQVQQPSDENWDLTGTRQIWPCESSRSHTTIAKYAQYQASSFQESLQEEKESEDEESEEPDSTTGTPPSAPDPKNHHIIKFGTNIDLSDAKRWKPQLQELLKLPAFMRVTSTGNMLSHVGHTILGMNTVQLYMKVPGSRTPGHQENNNFCSVNINIGPGDCEWFAVHEHYWETISAFCDRHGVDYLTGSWWPILDDLYASNIPVYRFVQRPGDLVWINAGTVHWVQATGWCNNIAWNVGPLTAYQYQLALERYEWNEVKNVKSIVPMIHVSWNVARTVKISDPDLFKMIKFCLLQSMKHCQVQRESLVRAGKKIAYQGRVKDEPAYYCNECDVEVFNILFVTSENGSRNTYLVHCEACARRRSAGLQGVVVLEQYRTEELAQAYDAFTLAPSSTSR, from the exons ATGCATCGGGCAGTGGACCCTCCAGGGGCCCGCGCTGCACGGGAAGCCTTTGCCCTTGGGGGCTTGAGCTGTGCTGGGGCCTGGAGCTCCTGCCCGCCCCATCCCCCTCCTCGGAGCGCATGGCTGCCTGGAGGCAG GTGCTCTGCCAGCCTCGGGCAGCCCCCACTGTCTGCTCCCCTACCCCCTTCACACGGCAGTAGCTCTGGGCACCCCAACAAACCGTATTATGCTCCAGG GACACCCACCCCAAGACCCCTCCATGGGAAGCTGGAGTCCCTGCATGGCTGTGTGCAGGCATTGCTCCGGGAGCCAGCCCAGCCAGGGCTGTGGGAGCAGCTTGGGCAGCTGTACGAGTCAGAGCATGATAGTGAGGAGGCTATTCGCTGCTACCACAGCGCCCTTCGATACGGAGGAAGCTTGGCTGAGCTGGGCCCCCGGGTCGGCCGACTCCAGCAG GCCCAGCTCTGGAACTTTCACGCTGGGTCCTGCCAGCACCGACCCAAGGTCCTGCCCCCATTGGAGCAAGTGTGGAACTTGCTGCACCTTGAG CACAAACGGAACTACGGGGCCAAGCGGGGGGGTCCCCCAGTGAAACGAGCCGCTGAACCCCCAGTGGTGCAGCCTGTGCCTCCCGCAGCACTCTCAGGCCCCTCAGGGGAGGAGGGGCTCAGCCCTGGTGGCAAGCGCAGGAGAGGCTGCAGCTCTGAGCAG ACGGGCCTTCCCCCAGGGCTGCCACTGCCTCCACCACCattgccaccaccaccaccacccccaccaccacccccaccccctcccccacctatGCCTGGCCTAGCCACCAGCCCTCCATTTCAGCTGACCAAGCCAGGGCTGTGGAGTACCCTTCATGGAGATGCCTGGGGCCCCGAGCGCAAGGGTTTAGCACCCCCAGAGCGCCAG GAGCAGCGGCACTCGCTGCCTCACCCATATCCATACCCGGCTCCGGCTTACCCTGCTCACCCCCCTGGCCACCGGCTGGTCCCGGCTGctcccccaggcccaggcccccgCCCCCCAGGAGCAGAGAGCCATGGCTGCCCGCCTGCCACCCGTCCCCCCGGAAGTGACCTTAGAGAGAGCAGAGTTCAGAGGTCGCGGATGGACTCCAGCGTTTCACCAGCAGCAACCACCGCCTGCGTGCCTTACGCCCCTTCCCGGCCCCCCGGCCTCCCCggcaccaccagcagcagcaacagcaacactGGTCCCCGTGGCGTGGAGCCGAGCCCAGGCATT CCCGGCGCTGACCATTACCAGACGCCCGCGCTGGAGGTCTCCTCTCACCAAGGCCGCCTGGGGCCCTCGGCACACAGTAGTCGGAAACCCTTCCTGGCGGCTCCTGCTGCCACTCCCCACCTGTCCCTGCCACCTGGCCCCACCTCACCTCCTCCACCCTCTTGTCCCCGCCTCAtacgccccccaccccctcctgcctGGCTGAAGGGCCCAGCCTGCCGGGCAGCTCGTGAAGATGGAGAGATCTTAGAGGAGCTCTTCTTCGGGGCTGAGGGACGCCcccgccctccccctcccccacttccccaccGCGAGGGCTTCTTGGGGCCTCCGGCCCCCCGCTTTTCTGTGGGCACTCAGGATTCGCAcacccctcccactcccccaaccaccagcagcagcagcagcaacaatggcAGCCACAGCAGCAGCCCTACTGGGCCTGTGTCCTTTCCCCCACCTCCTTATCTGGCCAGAAGTATGGACCCCCTTCCCCGGCCCCCCAGCCCCACACTGAGCCCCCAGGACCCACCCCTTGCACCCCTGACTCTTGCCCTGCCTTCAGCCCCTCCCTCCTCTTGCCACCAAAATACCTCAGGAAGCTTCAGGCGCCCGGAGAGCCCTCGGCCCAGGGTCTCCTTCCCAAAGACCCCCGAGGTGGGGCCGGGGCCATCCCCAGGCCCCCTGAATAAAACCCCCCAGCCTGTGCCGCCCAGGGTCGGGGAGCTGCCTGCCCGAGGCCCTCGACTTTTTGATTTCCCTCCTACCCCTCTGGAGGACCAGTTTGAGGAGCCAGCTGAATTCAAGATCCTACCTGATGGGCTGGCTAATATCATGAAGATGCTGGATGAATCCATTCGCAAGGAGGAGGAGCAGCAACAACAGGAGGCAGGCGCGGTCTCCGTCCCCCCGCCTCCTCTGAAGGAGCCCTTTGCATCTCTGCAGCCTCCGTTCCCCACCGACACAGCCCCAGCCACCACTGCtgccgccgccaccgccaccgccaccgccaccaccaccacagccacccaggaagaggagaagaagCCACCAGCCCTGCCACCACCGCCGCCTCTAGCCAagttccccccaccaccccagccacAGCCGCCGCCACCCCCGCTCCCCCCACCAGCCAGCCCGGCCAGCCTGCTCAAGTCCTTGGCCTCCGTGCTGGAGGGACAAAAGTACTGTTACCGAGGGACTGGAACCGCTGTTCCCACCCGGCCTGGGTCCTTGCCCACCACTCAGTATTCCTCTGGTCCCTCATCAGGTGCTACCGCCCCGCCACCCACCTCAGCGGCCCCGAGCGCCCAGGGCTCCCCACAGCCCTCCGCTTCCTCGTCATCTCAGTTCTCTACCTCAGGCGGGCCCTGGGCCCGGGAGCGCAGGGCCAGCGAAGAGCCAGCCCCAGGCCCCATGGCCCCTGccccgccgcccccacccctgcctctgccccctGCTCGCTCTGAGTCTGAGGTGCTAGAAGAGATCAGTCGGGCTTGTGAGACCCTTGTGGAGCGGGTAGGCCGGAGTGCCACGGACCCGGCAGACCTGGTGGACACAGCAGATGCAGCGGACAGTGGAGCTGAGCGATTGCTGCCTCCAGCTCCGGCCAAGGAGGAGAGCGTTGGGGTGGCAGCTGCGGCAGGACTCGGGGGCAGCAAGCGGCGGCAGAAGGAGCACCAGAAAGAGCACCGGCGGCACAGGCGGGCCTGCAAGGACAGTGTGGGGCGGCGGCCCCGTGAGGGCAGGGCCAAGACCAAGGCCAAGGCCCCCAAAGAAAAGAGCCGCAGGGTGCTGGGGAACCTGGACCTGCAGAGCGAGGAGATCCAGGGTCGTGAGAAAGCCCGGCCAGATCTTGGTGGGGCCTCCAAGGCCAAGCCACCCACAGCTCCAGGCCCTCCACCGGCTCCTGCCCCCTCTGCCCAGCCCACACCCCCGgcagcccctgcccctgggaaGAAGGCTCGAGAGGAAGCTCCAGGGCCACCAGGGGTCAGCCGGGCTGACATGCTGAAGCTGCGCTCACTCAGCGAAGGGCCCCCCAAGGAGCTGAAGATCCGGCTCATCAAGGTAGAGAGCGGTGACAAGGAGACCTTCATCGCCTCCGAGGTGGAAGAGCGGCGGCTGCGGATGGCAGACCTTACCATCAGCCACTGTGCTGCTGACGTTGTGCGTGCCAGCAA GAATGCCAAGGTGAAAGGGAAGTTTCGAGAGTCCTACCTGTCCCCTGCCCAGTCTGTGAAACCGAAGATCAACACTGAGGAAAAGCTGCCCCGGGAAAAACTCAACCCACCCACACCTAGCATCTAT CTGGAAAGCAAACGGGATGCCTTCTCGCCGGTGCTGTTACAGTTCTGTACAGACCCTCGAAATCCCATCACCGTGatcaggggcctggcaggctcccTGCGGCTCA ACTTGGGCCTCTTCTCCACCAAGACTCTGGTGGAGGCGAGTGGAGAGCACACGGTGGAGGTGCGCACCCAGGTGCAGCAGCCCTCGGATGAGAACTGGGATCTGACGGGCACACGACAGATCTGGCCCTGCGAGAGCTCCCGTTCCCATACCACCATCGCCAAGTACGCACAGTACCAGGCCTCATCCTTCCAGGAATCCCTGCAG gaggagaaggagagtgAGGACGAGGAGTCAGAGGAGCCGGACAGCACCACAGGAACCCCTCCTAG TGCACCAGACCCGAAGAACCATCACATCATCAAGTTTGGCACCAACATCGACCTGTCTGATGCTAAGCG gTGGAAGCcccagctgcaggagctgctgaaGCTGCCCGCCTTCATGCGGGTCACCTCCACGGGGAACATGCTGAGCCATGTGGGCCACACCATCCTGGGCATGAACACGGTGCAGCTGTACATGAAGGTGCCCGGCAGCCGAACGCCAG GCCATCAAGAGAACAACAACTTCTGCTCGGTCAACATCAACATTGGCCCAGGAGACTGCGAGTGGTTCGCGGTGCACGAGCACTACTGGGAGACCATCAGCGCCTTCTGCGACCG GCACGGCGTGGACTACCTGACGGGTTCCTGGTGGCCAATCCTGGATGACCTCTATGCTTCCAACATCCCTGTGTACCGCTTCGTGCAGCGCCCCGGAGACCTGGTGTGGATTAATGCGGGCACCGTGCACTGGGTGCAGGCCACCGGCTGGTGCAACAACATCGCCTGGAACGTAGGGCCCCTCACCG
- the KDM6B gene encoding lysine-specific demethylase 6B isoform X5 yields MHRAVDPPGARAAREAFALGGLSCAGAWSSCPPHPPPRSAWLPGGRCSASLGQPPLSAPLPPSHGSSSGHPNKPYYAPGTPTPRPLHGKLESLHGCVQALLREPAQPGLWEQLGQLYESEHDSEEAIRCYHSALRYGGSLAELGPRVGRLQQAQLWNFHAGSCQHRPKVLPPLEQVWNLLHLEHKRNYGAKRGGPPVKRAAEPPVVQPVPPAALSGPSGEEGLSPGGKRRRGCSSEQEQRHSLPHPYPYPAPAYPAHPPGHRLVPAAPPGPGPRPPGAESHGCPPATRPPGSDLRESRVQRSRMDSSVSPAATTACVPYAPSRPPGLPGTTSSSNSNTGPRGVEPSPGIPGADHYQTPALEVSSHQGRLGPSAHSSRKPFLAAPAATPHLSLPPGPTSPPPPSCPRLIRPPPPPAWLKGPACRAAREDGEILEELFFGAEGRPRPPPPPLPHREGFLGPPAPRFSVGTQDSHTPPTPPTTSSSSSNNGSHSSSPTGPVSFPPPPYLARSMDPLPRPPSPTLSPQDPPLAPLTLALPSAPPSSCHQNTSGSFRRPESPRPRVSFPKTPEVGPGPSPGPLNKTPQPVPPRVGELPARGPRLFDFPPTPLEDQFEEPAEFKILPDGLANIMKMLDESIRKEEEQQQQEAGAVSVPPPPLKEPFASLQPPFPTDTAPATTAAAATATATATTTTATQEEEKKPPALPPPPPLAKFPPPPQPQPPPPPLPPPASPASLLKSLASVLEGQKYCYRGTGTAVPTRPGSLPTTQYSSGPSSGATAPPPTSAAPSAQGSPQPSASSSSQFSTSGGPWARERRASEEPAPGPMAPAPPPPPLPLPPARSESEVLEEISRACETLVERVGRSATDPADLVDTADAADSGAERLLPPAPAKEESVGVAAAAGLGGSKRRQKEHQKEHRRHRRACKDSVGRRPREGRAKTKAKAPKEKSRRVLGNLDLQSEEIQGREKARPDLGGASKAKPPTAPGPPPAPAPSAQPTPPAAPAPGKKAREEAPGPPGVSRADMLKLRSLSEGPPKELKIRLIKVESGDKETFIASEVEERRLRMADLTISHCAADVVRASKNAKVKGKFRESYLSPAQSVKPKINTEEKLPREKLNPPTPSIYLESKRDAFSPVLLQFCTDPRNPITVIRGLAGSLRLNLGLFSTKTLVEASGEHTVEVRTQVQQPSDENWDLTGTRQIWPCESSRSHTTIAKYAQYQASSFQESLQEEKESEDEESEEPDSTTGTPPSSAPDPKNHHIIKFGTNIDLSDAKRWKPQLQELLKLPAFMRVTSTGNMLSHVGHTILGMNTVQLYMKVPGSRTPGHQENNNFCSVNINIGPGDCEWFAVHEHYWETISAFCDRHGVDYLTGSWWPILDDLYASNIPVYRFVQRPGDLVWINAGTVHWVQATGWCNNIAWNVGPLTAYQYQLALERYEWNEVKNVKSIVPMIHVSWNVARTVKISDPDLFKMIKFCLLQSMKHCQVQRESLVRAGKKIAYQGRVKDEPAYYCNECDVEVFNILFVTSENGSRNTYLVHCEACARRRSAGLQGVVVLEQYRTEELAQAYDAFTLAPSSTSR; encoded by the exons ATGCATCGGGCAGTGGACCCTCCAGGGGCCCGCGCTGCACGGGAAGCCTTTGCCCTTGGGGGCTTGAGCTGTGCTGGGGCCTGGAGCTCCTGCCCGCCCCATCCCCCTCCTCGGAGCGCATGGCTGCCTGGAGGCAG GTGCTCTGCCAGCCTCGGGCAGCCCCCACTGTCTGCTCCCCTACCCCCTTCACACGGCAGTAGCTCTGGGCACCCCAACAAACCGTATTATGCTCCAGG GACACCCACCCCAAGACCCCTCCATGGGAAGCTGGAGTCCCTGCATGGCTGTGTGCAGGCATTGCTCCGGGAGCCAGCCCAGCCAGGGCTGTGGGAGCAGCTTGGGCAGCTGTACGAGTCAGAGCATGATAGTGAGGAGGCTATTCGCTGCTACCACAGCGCCCTTCGATACGGAGGAAGCTTGGCTGAGCTGGGCCCCCGGGTCGGCCGACTCCAGCAG GCCCAGCTCTGGAACTTTCACGCTGGGTCCTGCCAGCACCGACCCAAGGTCCTGCCCCCATTGGAGCAAGTGTGGAACTTGCTGCACCTTGAG CACAAACGGAACTACGGGGCCAAGCGGGGGGGTCCCCCAGTGAAACGAGCCGCTGAACCCCCAGTGGTGCAGCCTGTGCCTCCCGCAGCACTCTCAGGCCCCTCAGGGGAGGAGGGGCTCAGCCCTGGTGGCAAGCGCAGGAGAGGCTGCAGCTCTGAGCAG GAGCAGCGGCACTCGCTGCCTCACCCATATCCATACCCGGCTCCGGCTTACCCTGCTCACCCCCCTGGCCACCGGCTGGTCCCGGCTGctcccccaggcccaggcccccgCCCCCCAGGAGCAGAGAGCCATGGCTGCCCGCCTGCCACCCGTCCCCCCGGAAGTGACCTTAGAGAGAGCAGAGTTCAGAGGTCGCGGATGGACTCCAGCGTTTCACCAGCAGCAACCACCGCCTGCGTGCCTTACGCCCCTTCCCGGCCCCCCGGCCTCCCCggcaccaccagcagcagcaacagcaacactGGTCCCCGTGGCGTGGAGCCGAGCCCAGGCATT CCCGGCGCTGACCATTACCAGACGCCCGCGCTGGAGGTCTCCTCTCACCAAGGCCGCCTGGGGCCCTCGGCACACAGTAGTCGGAAACCCTTCCTGGCGGCTCCTGCTGCCACTCCCCACCTGTCCCTGCCACCTGGCCCCACCTCACCTCCTCCACCCTCTTGTCCCCGCCTCAtacgccccccaccccctcctgcctGGCTGAAGGGCCCAGCCTGCCGGGCAGCTCGTGAAGATGGAGAGATCTTAGAGGAGCTCTTCTTCGGGGCTGAGGGACGCCcccgccctccccctcccccacttccccaccGCGAGGGCTTCTTGGGGCCTCCGGCCCCCCGCTTTTCTGTGGGCACTCAGGATTCGCAcacccctcccactcccccaaccaccagcagcagcagcagcaacaatggcAGCCACAGCAGCAGCCCTACTGGGCCTGTGTCCTTTCCCCCACCTCCTTATCTGGCCAGAAGTATGGACCCCCTTCCCCGGCCCCCCAGCCCCACACTGAGCCCCCAGGACCCACCCCTTGCACCCCTGACTCTTGCCCTGCCTTCAGCCCCTCCCTCCTCTTGCCACCAAAATACCTCAGGAAGCTTCAGGCGCCCGGAGAGCCCTCGGCCCAGGGTCTCCTTCCCAAAGACCCCCGAGGTGGGGCCGGGGCCATCCCCAGGCCCCCTGAATAAAACCCCCCAGCCTGTGCCGCCCAGGGTCGGGGAGCTGCCTGCCCGAGGCCCTCGACTTTTTGATTTCCCTCCTACCCCTCTGGAGGACCAGTTTGAGGAGCCAGCTGAATTCAAGATCCTACCTGATGGGCTGGCTAATATCATGAAGATGCTGGATGAATCCATTCGCAAGGAGGAGGAGCAGCAACAACAGGAGGCAGGCGCGGTCTCCGTCCCCCCGCCTCCTCTGAAGGAGCCCTTTGCATCTCTGCAGCCTCCGTTCCCCACCGACACAGCCCCAGCCACCACTGCtgccgccgccaccgccaccgccaccgccaccaccaccacagccacccaggaagaggagaagaagCCACCAGCCCTGCCACCACCGCCGCCTCTAGCCAagttccccccaccaccccagccacAGCCGCCGCCACCCCCGCTCCCCCCACCAGCCAGCCCGGCCAGCCTGCTCAAGTCCTTGGCCTCCGTGCTGGAGGGACAAAAGTACTGTTACCGAGGGACTGGAACCGCTGTTCCCACCCGGCCTGGGTCCTTGCCCACCACTCAGTATTCCTCTGGTCCCTCATCAGGTGCTACCGCCCCGCCACCCACCTCAGCGGCCCCGAGCGCCCAGGGCTCCCCACAGCCCTCCGCTTCCTCGTCATCTCAGTTCTCTACCTCAGGCGGGCCCTGGGCCCGGGAGCGCAGGGCCAGCGAAGAGCCAGCCCCAGGCCCCATGGCCCCTGccccgccgcccccacccctgcctctgccccctGCTCGCTCTGAGTCTGAGGTGCTAGAAGAGATCAGTCGGGCTTGTGAGACCCTTGTGGAGCGGGTAGGCCGGAGTGCCACGGACCCGGCAGACCTGGTGGACACAGCAGATGCAGCGGACAGTGGAGCTGAGCGATTGCTGCCTCCAGCTCCGGCCAAGGAGGAGAGCGTTGGGGTGGCAGCTGCGGCAGGACTCGGGGGCAGCAAGCGGCGGCAGAAGGAGCACCAGAAAGAGCACCGGCGGCACAGGCGGGCCTGCAAGGACAGTGTGGGGCGGCGGCCCCGTGAGGGCAGGGCCAAGACCAAGGCCAAGGCCCCCAAAGAAAAGAGCCGCAGGGTGCTGGGGAACCTGGACCTGCAGAGCGAGGAGATCCAGGGTCGTGAGAAAGCCCGGCCAGATCTTGGTGGGGCCTCCAAGGCCAAGCCACCCACAGCTCCAGGCCCTCCACCGGCTCCTGCCCCCTCTGCCCAGCCCACACCCCCGgcagcccctgcccctgggaaGAAGGCTCGAGAGGAAGCTCCAGGGCCACCAGGGGTCAGCCGGGCTGACATGCTGAAGCTGCGCTCACTCAGCGAAGGGCCCCCCAAGGAGCTGAAGATCCGGCTCATCAAGGTAGAGAGCGGTGACAAGGAGACCTTCATCGCCTCCGAGGTGGAAGAGCGGCGGCTGCGGATGGCAGACCTTACCATCAGCCACTGTGCTGCTGACGTTGTGCGTGCCAGCAA GAATGCCAAGGTGAAAGGGAAGTTTCGAGAGTCCTACCTGTCCCCTGCCCAGTCTGTGAAACCGAAGATCAACACTGAGGAAAAGCTGCCCCGGGAAAAACTCAACCCACCCACACCTAGCATCTAT CTGGAAAGCAAACGGGATGCCTTCTCGCCGGTGCTGTTACAGTTCTGTACAGACCCTCGAAATCCCATCACCGTGatcaggggcctggcaggctcccTGCGGCTCA ACTTGGGCCTCTTCTCCACCAAGACTCTGGTGGAGGCGAGTGGAGAGCACACGGTGGAGGTGCGCACCCAGGTGCAGCAGCCCTCGGATGAGAACTGGGATCTGACGGGCACACGACAGATCTGGCCCTGCGAGAGCTCCCGTTCCCATACCACCATCGCCAAGTACGCACAGTACCAGGCCTCATCCTTCCAGGAATCCCTGCAG gaggagaaggagagtgAGGACGAGGAGTCAGAGGAGCCGGACAGCACCACAGGAACCCCTCCTAG CAGTGCACCAGACCCGAAGAACCATCACATCATCAAGTTTGGCACCAACATCGACCTGTCTGATGCTAAGCG gTGGAAGCcccagctgcaggagctgctgaaGCTGCCCGCCTTCATGCGGGTCACCTCCACGGGGAACATGCTGAGCCATGTGGGCCACACCATCCTGGGCATGAACACGGTGCAGCTGTACATGAAGGTGCCCGGCAGCCGAACGCCAG GCCATCAAGAGAACAACAACTTCTGCTCGGTCAACATCAACATTGGCCCAGGAGACTGCGAGTGGTTCGCGGTGCACGAGCACTACTGGGAGACCATCAGCGCCTTCTGCGACCG GCACGGCGTGGACTACCTGACGGGTTCCTGGTGGCCAATCCTGGATGACCTCTATGCTTCCAACATCCCTGTGTACCGCTTCGTGCAGCGCCCCGGAGACCTGGTGTGGATTAATGCGGGCACCGTGCACTGGGTGCAGGCCACCGGCTGGTGCAACAACATCGCCTGGAACGTAGGGCCCCTCACCG